GGACCGGCCCGGCTGGGTGGCGGCCGGGCGGTTACCGGCCGCGGCGGGCGTCTTCCCCGTGCTGATGGTCGCCCAGCTCGTGCTGATCGCCGGTGTGGCGCTGACCGCCCATCGGCTGCACCGGCAGGCGCCCAGCGGGGACCGCGGCACGCTGTACGGGCTGGGCGGGGCCTGCGTCGCCGTGCTGGCGTGCGGCCTCGGCGAGGTCCTGACCGGCGGTGTGGCCCAGCGCGCCGCCGACTGGCTGGACCCGGCCGCCGCGCCCGGCGAGCCCGGCGCGGTGATCGCCGGCCCGCCGAGCGTGCTGAGCTGGGCCGCCGCCGTCATCCCGCCGCTGCTGTTCGTCGTGCTGGTCCTCGCCGCCGCGGCGCTGGTCCACGCCGGCCGGGTGGCCCGCCGCCTGTCGCCCACGGTCGTCGAGCGCTACGCGGACGAGGGCTGCGAGCCGCTCCGGGAGCGCAGCGACGGCATCGCCACCGCGACCGCGCGCGCCGGGCTGACCGACGCCGCGCCCCTGCTGATCGGCGCGCTCACCGGGACGGCGCTCGTCCTCGGCGTGGTCGCGGCGGCCGGCTCCGCGACGGGCGACACCCCGTCCCGGGCCGCCGACGACGCGCCCGCCGCCGTCGCCGCGGTGGCCAACACGTGCCAGGCACTCGGCTCCTGGCTGATGGGGGCCGGAGTCCTGCTGCTGCTGGCCCTGGGGCGGCGGGCCTACCGTGACACCTCCGCCCGCCGGACGGTGGGCATCCTGTGGGACATCGGCACGTTCTGGCCGCGCGCGGCGCACCCGTTCGCGCCTCCCTGCTACGCCGAGCGGGCCGTTCCCGACCTGTCCTGGCGGATGGGCACCTGGGTGGAGGCGACCGGCGGCCGGCTGGTCATCTCCGCGCACTCGCAGGGCAGCGTGCTGGCCGCCGCCGCCGTCTGGCAGCTCGACGCGGCGACCCGTTCCCGGATCGCGCTGCTCACCCACGGCTCGCCGCTGGCGCGGCTGTACGGGCGGTGGTTCCCGGCGTACTTCGGGCCGCAGGCGCTGGTCGCCCTGCACCGGGACATGCCCCGCTGGCGGAACCTGTGGCGGGCCACCGACCCGATCGGTGGCCCGGTCGGTGTGGCCGCCGCAGACGTCCCACGGGTGGACCGCGGACCGTTGCCCGACCCGCTGCACTACGGGCGCACCCTGCGCCGCCCGCTTCCCGAGCCGATCCTCGGCCACAGCGACTACGCGGCGGACCCGGCGTTCGCCGCGGAGCGCGCGAAGCTCTTCCACCGGGTGGTCCGGGGCGCCCCGGACCTCCCCGCCCAGCCGGGCGCGCCGGGGGCCGAGCGACCTGGGGCCGGGCGACCAGTGTGCTGATCACACCCAGCCGGGCGCGCCGGGGGCCGCGATCACGGGACAGCCTTTCCCCGTGTCGCGGAAGCCGTAGGGCGCCCGATGCGGGCCGTGATCGACAGTCGCGACCAGGGCCTACGCCCTGACGTGGCGCGGCCTATGAGCTGCCCACGAGGGCGGCCGAGGGTCGGTCGACGGCCGTCCGGCGGTTCCGCGACACGCTTCAGGGCAGCGCCGGCAGGTCCTCCGGGTGGAGGAGCGTCAGCTCCTCCGTGCTCGGGTCGACCACGCGGGCGACCCGGCCCGCGTGGCGCTCCACCATCGCCTCGAACGTCTGGCGGGCCGTCCTGCCATTGCCGAACGAGGGGCCGCGGTCCATCCCCGTGAAGTACTTCAGCAGCCCCTCGCGGGTGCCCTCGCCGAGGTCGTACTCGTGCTCGCGCGCCTGCTGGTCCACGATGCTCAGCAACTCCTCGGGGGAGTAGTCGCCGAACGTGATGGTGCGCGAGAAACGGGAGGCGACGCCCGGGTTCACCGCGAGGAAGCGTTCCATCTCGGCGGTGTACCCGGCGACGATCACCACCACCGCGTCGCGGTGGTCCTCCATCAGCTTCACCAGCGTGTCGATCGCCTCGCGGCCGAAGTCGCGACCCGCGTCCTCGGGGGAGAGGGCGTACGCCTCGTCGATGAACAGCACGCCGCCCCGCGCCCGTTCGAACGCCTCCTGGGTGCGGATGGCGGTCGAGCCGATGTGCTCGCCCACCAGGTCGACCCGGGAGACCTCGACCAGGTGCCCGCGCTCCAGGACGCCGAGGGAGGCCAGGATCTGGCCGTAGAGCCGGGCCACCGTCGTCTTGCCGGTGCCGGGGGAGCCGGTGAACACCAGGTGGCGGCGGGCCGAGGCGGCCTTGAGCCCGGCCTGCCGACGGCGCCGGCCCACCTCGATCATGTCGATGAGCGCCCGCACCTCGCGCTTGACCGTGTGCAGGCCGACCAACTCCTCCAACTCGGCCAGCACCTCGTCGGCCGGCCGGCTCTCCCCGGCCACCTGAGATGCCGGCTTCCCCGGCGCGGGGGTGGGGGCGGGGGCGGACGCGGGCACCCGCGCGGTCGGGGCGGTGGCCGTGTCGGTCGCCTTCGGACCGGCCGTCTTCAGCCGGATGTCGGCGCCCGGCGCGCCCGTGTCGTCGCTGTGGCAGTCCGTCAGCACCGGGCTGTCCTCGGCGAACACGTACCCGCCCCGGGCGCACCGCTCGGTGCGGCAGCGGTTCAGCTCGCTGCGGCACCCGTCGATGATGTGGAAGCCGTACCCGCCGGAGTCGCTCACCCGGCAGCGGGTGAACCTGCCGCGCCCGCCCGCCGACACGTAGAACCCCGCCTCGGACGGGGCGGTGACGGTGCAGTCGACCACTTCGGGGTCGGCGTCCTTGGTGATGATGAAGCCCGTCCTGGCCTGGTCGATAGCGCAGCCGGTCACCGAGCCGCCGCTGCCGGCGTCGCGGAACCACGCCCCGGTGCCCACCCGATGGATCCGCGACGCCTCGATACGGGCCGTGGCGCCGTCGCTGACCGAGACCGCCGAGCCGCGCACGTCCTCGATCCGGCTCTCCACCACGTCCGCGCGCGATCCGGCGTCCAGCACGAACAGCGCGTCGGCCACGTGGTGCACGCGGCAGGACTCCAGCACCGCCGTGGCGCCGTCGCTCACCCAGACCGCCGGATAGTCCCCGGCGGACTGGTGGATCTCGCAGTCGTGCGCGTCGGCGTGCGTGCCCGGGTCCCACACGGACATGCCGTTGCGGCCGAATCCGCTGACCGTCGTGCGCACCAGCGTCAGCACCGAACGCGACCGCAGGTCAAGGGCGTTCTCCGGGACGTCCGAGACGGTGCTGTCGGTCAGGGTCAGCACCGCCTCCGAGTCGAGCGTGACGCCGTCCCCGGTGGTGTCGCTCACCCGGCAGTCGGTGAGATGCGCGGTGGCGCGGTCGGCGAGCCGCACGCCCGTGCCGTTGATGTCCTGGATGGCGCACTCCACCGCGTCCACGGCGCTGCCGTCCCCGGTCACCGACAGGCCCGCGCCGCCGGACCGGCTCACCCGGCAGCGCTCCAGCCGCAGATGGGCCGGCCCGCGCACGGTGATACCCGGCTGGCCCGACTCCATCACCCGGCACTCCTCGAACAGCGCGCCGGCGGCGTCCCCGACGCTGATGCCGGTGCCGGTCGCGTTGCTGACCGCGCACCCGCGGACGGTCGGCCGGGCGCCGCCGCGCACCTCGATGCCGGCGGCGGAGGCGGTGTGCACCTGGAGGGAGAACAGCTCGGGCGTGCCGCCCTCGATCAGCACCGCGGGGACACCGGTGTCCTGGCCCTCGACGCGCAGGTGGGCGATGGTGGCCGAGCCCCGGACGGTCAGCGGGACGCCGTCGATGGGCGCGATCCGGGCCTCGCCGTCCCTGGCCTCGCCGGGGCCGCGCAGGGTGACGGCGTTCTCGACGACGAGGTTCTCGCGGTAGGTTCCGGGGCCGAGGGTCAGGACATCGCCGTCCTCGGCGGCGGCCAGGGCTTCGGTGACCGTGCCGTAGACGGCCGTCCGGCGCCGCCAGCGCGCCGTTCCGGAGTGCGTCACCTGGACCGAGCCCTTAGTCATGGAACCGATGTGCCCCAACTTCGTGCGACGACTGACCTGCTGACCTGCGACCTGCCGAACCGCCCGCGCGGTGGCGCGGACGTGGCCGCTCCACGGTAGCGCGCCGCGGGCTGATGGAATGACTGGATCGATCTTCGTGCGCGTGCGCCGTCCCTGTGCATCCGCGCTCCGCGCGTGCGCCTGGGTGCTTCCCACCCTACGCGGTCACGTACGGTGCGTGACGGGGCACCGTCGGTCCCCTTCCGCAGGAACGTTCACGCGCAATACCCATGAGCCCGGGGGAGGAACCCCCAGGATTCCCCCACTTTCGAGTGATTGCCTGTCATCCGCGACAGGGCCTAGCTTCTACCGCGGGGTCCCCCGAATAGCCTATTTCCGACCGCAGATTGGCGGGTGTCCGGCATGACGACTTCCACCGAGCCCACTCAGGGAAACGAGACGGCGCACGCCCGGTTGAGCCTCGATACGGCAGCTGCCCGGAATCTGGCGACGACCACCAAGACTCCGCCGCAGATGCAGGGCATCACCTCCCGGTGGTTGCTCAAGGTGCTGCCGTGGGTACAGGTTTCCGGCGGTACGTTCCGGGTCAACCGCAGGTTGACCCACACCGTCGGAAACGGACGTGTCGAATTCGTTTCCACCGGTTCCGAAGTGCGGGTCATCCCGGCCGAGCTGGGGGAGCTTCCCGTCCTGGCCGGATATGCCGGGACCGACGTGCTCCAGGAGCTGGCGGCGGCCTGCGAGCAGCGGGACTTCGCCCCGGGCGAGGTGATCGTCGAGGCCGGCGCCCCCGCCGACCGCGTCGTGCTGATCGCCCACGGCAAGCTCGCGCGGCGCGGCGCCGGCCGGTACGACGCGGAGACCGACCACGGGGTGCTGGCCGACGGCGACTTCTACGGCGCCGGCGTGCTCGGGGAGGAGGACCCCGGCACCTGGGAGCACAGCCTGAGGGCGCTCACCAGCGGCACCGTTCTCACCCTCGGCCGGGCCGACTTCGAAGCCATCGCGGCCCGTTCGCCGGGTCTGGCCGACCACGTGGCGGCGTTCCGCGGCGCGGCGCCCGGCCGCAGCAACGCGCACGGCGAGTCCGCGATCGAGCTGGCGTCGGGCCACGTCGGCGAGCCGGTCCTGCCGGGCACCTTCGTGGACTATGAACTCCAGCCGCGCGAGTACGAATTGAGCGTCGCGCAGACCGTGCTCCGGGTCCACAGCCGGGTCGCCGATCTCTACAGCGAGCCGATGAACCAGGTCGAGGAGCAACTGCGCCTGACCATCGAGGCGCTGCGCGAGCGGCAGGAGAACGAGCTGGTCAACAACCGGGAGTTCGGCCTGCTGCACAACGCCGACCTCCGCCAGCGTGTCCACACCCGGAGCGGCCCGCCCACTCCAGACGACCTGGACGAGCTCCTGGCCACCGTCTGGAAGGAACCCAGCGTCATCCTCGCCCACCCCCGGGCGATCGCCGCGTTCGGTCGCGAGTGCAACGCCCGCGGCCTGTACCCGGGCAGCGTGGACCTCGGCGGGAACGCGGTCCCGGCCTGGCGCGGCGTCCCCGTGCTGCCGTGCGACAAGATCCCGGTCACCGCCGCCGGGACCAGCTCCATCCTGTGCCTGCGCACCGGCGAGAAATCCCAGGGCGTGGTCGGTCTGCACCGCACCGGAATCCCCGACGAATATCAGCCGAGCCTGTCCGTGCGTTTCATGGGCATCAACGACCAGGCCGTCATCTCCTATCTGGTCAGCGCCTACTATTCGGCCGCCGTCCTCGTCCCCGACGCCCTGGGCGTTCTGGAGGATGTCGAGATCGGGTACTGAGCCGGAGAATCCACAACGGCAGAAGGCGACCGACATGAACGCCCCCGTGAATCCCGTCCCGACCAGCCTCGAAACCGCCGCCGCGAGAAACCTGGCGAGCACTCTCAAAACACCCCCGCAGATGCAGGGCATCTCGCCCCGGTGGCTCCTCAAGGCGCTGCCATGGGTGGAGGTTTCCGCCGGCACCTACCGGGTGAACCGCAGGCTCACCCACACGCTCGGTGACGGACGTGTGGAGTTCGTCAGCACCGGCACCGAGGTCCGGGTGATCCCCGCCGAGCTGACCGAACTCCCCGCCCTCGGCGGCTTCGACGACCCCGGAGTCCTCGACGTCCTCGCCGACCGATGCGTTCAGCGCGAGTACGGCCCCGGCGACGTCATCGCCGCCGCCGGCGAGCCCGTCGGGGAGGTGGTCCTGATCGCCCACGGCAAGGTCCGCAGATCCGTCCCCGGCCGGTACGGCGGGGAAGCCGTGCTCGGCGTGCTGGCCGACGGCGACCACGCCGGGGACGAGGCCCTGGCCGGGCCGCCCGGCACCTGGCCGCACACCCTGCGGGCGGCCACCCGCTGCACCGTCCTCGCGCTGCCGCTGGACGAGGTGCGGACGGTGGCCGGGGAGTCGCCCGCCCTGCGGGCCCACCTCGACGCCGTCGCCGCCCGCCCCGCGCCCCGCCGCAACAAGCGCGGCGAGGCCGATATCGCGCTGGCCTCCGGGCACACCGGTGAGCCAGCCCTGCCGGGCACCTTCGTTGATTACGAACTTCACCCGCGCGAGTACGAGTTGAGTGTCGCGCAGACCGTACTGCGGGTGCACACCCGGGTCGCCGATCTCTACAGCGAGCCGATGAACCAGGTCGAGGAGCAACTGCGCCTGACCATCGAGGCGCTGCGCGAGCGGCAGGAGAACGAGCTGGTCAACAACCGGGAGTTCGGCCTGCTGCACAACGCCGACCTCCGCCAGCGCATCCGCACCCGCACCGGGCCGCCGACCCCTGACGATCTCGACGACCTGGTCTCCCGGCGCCGCAAGACCCGCTACCTGCTGGCGCACCCCCGCACCATCGCCGCCATCGGCCGCGAATGCAGCGCGCGCGGCGTCTACCCCGGCCAGACGGAGCTCGACGGCGTCCGCCTGCACGCCTGGCGCGGTATTCCCATCCTGCCCTGCGACAAGATCCCCGTGACCAGGGACAACACCAGCTCCGTGCTCGCCATGCGCACCGGCCAGGAGGACCAGGGCGTCGTCGGCCTGCACCAGACGGGCATCCCCGAGGAGTACGAGCCCAGCCTCAACGTCCGCTTCATGGGCATCGACGAGCAGGCCGTCATCGCCTACCTCGTCAGCCTCTACTTCTCCGCCGCCGTCCTGGTCCCCGACGCCCTGGGCATCCTGGAGGACGTGGAGATCTGACGGCCCCGACCCGCCGCCGGTCGCCGCCTAGTGGCCCGCCCCCTGCTCCTGCCAGTATCCCGGGGAGGCGTACGGCTGCTGCTGGGCGGCGGCCGGCGGCTGGGGCTGCGCCTGTGCCGGGTACGGGTGCTGGCCCGGCGCCTGGCTCTGGCCCTGACCCTGGTAGGCCCCCGGCATCGGGCGCGGCGGCATGGGCCGCGGCGCGGCCGGGCGCATCTGCTGGGGCGCGGCCGCCTGCGGGGCCTGCGGCGCCTGCGCCTGATAGGGCCGCGGTGTGTTCGCCTGCTGCGGGAAGTGCGGCGCGGGTCCCGGCGGGCCTCCCGCCGGGAACTGCTGGCGGACCGGCGCCGCCTGGTACCCGCCGTAACCCTGCTGCTGCGGCTGCTGGAACGCCGGCTGCGGCTGCGGCTGCGACGGCCCCGAGGGCAGCGCGGGCAGGGCCGGCAGCGCGGGCTGCGGGGCGGGAGCGGGCTGGTATCCCAGCGAGTCGTAGGCGGCCGGGACCCGGATGGGGGCGATCTGCGGGGTTCCCCGCTCGGCCACCAGCCTGTCGTAGATCGGGGTGTCGGCGAACGACGGTGAGGAGTAGGCACCGCCGTAAGGGCGCGGGGAGGTCATGGCCCTTAAGGTAAGCCCACGATGTGGTTGTTGGGGAGTCCGATCAGAAGGTCATTTGCGCGGTTGCATGGGCCTCGGGTACTCAATTCGAAAGAATTCCGGAAAAAACGTCGATCGGCCCCCTGATGATGTTGTATCAGGGGCCTGGACCGACCGTCTTCGGTGGGGATGGCATAGTGGGCGATGTCCGCGAAACAGGCGGTGTGACGACGGCCGCCCCACGGAGGAACCCACGATGCTCAAAGGTGCGAATGTCCCGGTGCCCGCCCGGTCGGTCCGCGTCGAGATCGGCTGGAACACGGCAGCGGGGGTGCCGGACGTGGATGCCTCGGCGCTCCTGCTCGCGGGAGGCCGGGTCAGGTCCGACGCGGACTTCGTCTTCTACAACCAGCCGCGGCACGCCTCCGGCGCCGTGCGCTACGAGGGCAAGCAGCCGCAGGGCGGTGCCGTCACCGACCGCCTCGCCGTCGACCTGACGGCCCTGGAGGCCGGCGTCGAGACGGTGGTGCTCGCCGCCTCCGCCGACGGCGGTACGTTCGGGCAGGTTCCCGGGCTGCACGTGCGCCTGAGTGACGCCGACAGCGGGGCCGAGATCGCCCGCTTCAACAGCGAGGACGCCTCCACCGAGACCGCCTTCGTGCTGGGCGAGCTGTACCGGCGGCAGGGGGCCTGGAAGTTCCGCGCGGTGGGCCAGGGGTACGACTCGGGGCTGGCCGGCCTCGCCACCGACTTCGGCATCAGCGTGGACGACGAGCCGGCGCCCGCCCCCGCGCCGTCGGCCCCCCCGGCGGCACCCGCGCCGCCCGCGCCGCCCGCTCCCGCCCCTCCGGCGATGACCCCGCCCCCGGCCCCGGCGCCGCTGAACGCCCCCTCCTGGCCGCCGCCCGGCCAGTCCGCGCCGCCGCCGGCTCCCCCCGCCCCCCCGGCCCCGGCTCCGGCCGCTCCGCCCGCCGCACCCCAGCCGCCCGCGCCGAGCGGTCCCGTACGGCTGAGCAAGATCACGCTCACCAAGGAGTCCCCGGCGATCTCCCTGGCGAAGCAGGGCGCCACCTCGGGCCGCATGCGCGTCAACCTCAACTGGCAGGAGCGCTCCGCCCCCCAGAAGCAGGGCAGCGGCTGGCGCGAGCGGCTGGCCAAGGCCGTCTCCGGCGGCCTCGACCTCGATCTGTGCGCGCTGTTCGAGCTCAACGACGGCCGCAAGGGCGTCGTCCAGGCCCTGGGCAACGCCTTCGGCTCGCTCCACCAGCCGCCCTACATCCACCTGGACGGCGACGACCGCACCGGCGCGGTCGCCCAGGGCGAGAACCTCACGGTCAACCTCGACCACACCCGTGACCTGAAGCGCGTGGTCATCTTCGTGACGATCTACTCGGGCGCCAGCAGCTTCCAGGACATCAGCGCCGTGGTGACCCTCACCCCCGAGCAGGGCGCGCCCATCGAGTTCTTCCTCGACGAGTGCACCGTGCCCTCCCCGGTCTGCGTCCTGGCGACGCTCACCAACCAGGGCGGCGGGCTGGTCGTCAACCGCGAGGCCCGCTACCTGATCCCCGACCGGGGCGTCAGCCCGCAGCGCACCGTCGACTACGCGTACGGGTTCGGCATGCAGTGGACCCCGGGCCGCAAATGAGGATCGCGCTCGTCGACTCGGGCCTCGGGCTGCTGGCCGCCGCCGCGGCGGTCCGGCGGCTGCGCCCCGACGCCTCGCTCGTCCTGGCCGGCGACCCGGACGGCATGCCCTGGGGCCCGCGCGCCCCGGAGGAGATCGCCGGCCGGGCGCTGGACTGCGCCCGCGCCGCCGCCGCCGAGCGGCCGGACGCCCTGATCGTCGCCTGCAACACCGCCTCCGTGCACGCGCTGCCCGCGCTGCGCGCCGAGCTGGAGCCCGCCGTGCCGGTGATCGGCACGGTCCCGGCGGTCAAGCCGGCCGCCGCGTCCGGCGCGCCGTTCGCCGTCTGGGCCACCCCGGCCACCACCGGCAGCCCCTACCAGCGGCGGCTGATCGAGGACTTCGGCGCGGAGGCGCGGGCCACGCCCGTGCCCTGCCACGGGCTCGCCGCCGCCGTCGAGCACGCGGACGAGGCGGCCATCGACGCGGCGGTGAAGGCGGCGGCCGATCTCACCCCGCCCGACACCACCGCCGTGGTGCTCGGCTGCACGCACTACGAGCTGGTCGCCGCCCGTATCCGCGCCCACCTGGTCCAGACGACCGGCGGCCCGGTCACCCTCCACGGCTCGGCCGACGCCGTCGCCGCCCAGGCGCTGCGCCGGATCGGCGCGAACGCCGACCCCACGGCCCCCGCCACCGGGAGCCTCACGGTTTTCGCCAGCGGCCGGCCGACCGGGCTGCCGGACA
Above is a window of Streptomyces sp. NBC_01803 DNA encoding:
- a CDS encoding glutamate racemase; amino-acid sequence: MRIALVDSGLGLLAAAAAVRRLRPDASLVLAGDPDGMPWGPRAPEEIAGRALDCARAAAAERPDALIVACNTASVHALPALRAELEPAVPVIGTVPAVKPAAASGAPFAVWATPATTGSPYQRRLIEDFGAEARATPVPCHGLAAAVEHADEAAIDAAVKAAADLTPPDTTAVVLGCTHYELVAARIRAHLVQTTGGPVTLHGSADAVAAQALRRIGANADPTAPATGSLTVFASGRPTGLPDTARAYAEGRFLAARAS
- a CDS encoding family 2B encapsulin nanocompartment shell protein, which produces MNAPVNPVPTSLETAAARNLASTLKTPPQMQGISPRWLLKALPWVEVSAGTYRVNRRLTHTLGDGRVEFVSTGTEVRVIPAELTELPALGGFDDPGVLDVLADRCVQREYGPGDVIAAAGEPVGEVVLIAHGKVRRSVPGRYGGEAVLGVLADGDHAGDEALAGPPGTWPHTLRAATRCTVLALPLDEVRTVAGESPALRAHLDAVAARPAPRRNKRGEADIALASGHTGEPALPGTFVDYELHPREYELSVAQTVLRVHTRVADLYSEPMNQVEEQLRLTIEALRERQENELVNNREFGLLHNADLRQRIRTRTGPPTPDDLDDLVSRRRKTRYLLAHPRTIAAIGRECSARGVYPGQTELDGVRLHAWRGIPILPCDKIPVTRDNTSSVLAMRTGQEDQGVVGLHQTGIPEEYEPSLNVRFMGIDEQAVIAYLVSLYFSAAVLVPDALGILEDVEI
- a CDS encoding right-handed parallel beta-helix repeat-containing protein — its product is MTKGSVQVTHSGTARWRRRTAVYGTVTEALAAAEDGDVLTLGPGTYRENLVVENAVTLRGPGEARDGEARIAPIDGVPLTVRGSATIAHLRVEGQDTGVPAVLIEGGTPELFSLQVHTASAAGIEVRGGARPTVRGCAVSNATGTGISVGDAAGALFEECRVMESGQPGITVRGPAHLRLERCRVSRSGGAGLSVTGDGSAVDAVECAIQDINGTGVRLADRATAHLTDCRVSDTTGDGVTLDSEAVLTLTDSTVSDVPENALDLRSRSVLTLVRTTVSGFGRNGMSVWDPGTHADAHDCEIHQSAGDYPAVWVSDGATAVLESCRVHHVADALFVLDAGSRADVVESRIEDVRGSAVSVSDGATARIEASRIHRVGTGAWFRDAGSGGSVTGCAIDQARTGFIITKDADPEVVDCTVTAPSEAGFYVSAGGRGRFTRCRVSDSGGYGFHIIDGCRSELNRCRTERCARGGYVFAEDSPVLTDCHSDDTGAPGADIRLKTAGPKATDTATAPTARVPASAPAPTPAPGKPASQVAGESRPADEVLAELEELVGLHTVKREVRALIDMIEVGRRRRQAGLKAASARRHLVFTGSPGTGKTTVARLYGQILASLGVLERGHLVEVSRVDLVGEHIGSTAIRTQEAFERARGGVLFIDEAYALSPEDAGRDFGREAIDTLVKLMEDHRDAVVVIVAGYTAEMERFLAVNPGVASRFSRTITFGDYSPEELLSIVDQQAREHEYDLGEGTREGLLKYFTGMDRGPSFGNGRTARQTFEAMVERHAGRVARVVDPSTEELTLLHPEDLPALP
- a CDS encoding family 2B encapsulin nanocompartment shell protein, with amino-acid sequence MTTSTEPTQGNETAHARLSLDTAAARNLATTTKTPPQMQGITSRWLLKVLPWVQVSGGTFRVNRRLTHTVGNGRVEFVSTGSEVRVIPAELGELPVLAGYAGTDVLQELAAACEQRDFAPGEVIVEAGAPADRVVLIAHGKLARRGAGRYDAETDHGVLADGDFYGAGVLGEEDPGTWEHSLRALTSGTVLTLGRADFEAIAARSPGLADHVAAFRGAAPGRSNAHGESAIELASGHVGEPVLPGTFVDYELQPREYELSVAQTVLRVHSRVADLYSEPMNQVEEQLRLTIEALRERQENELVNNREFGLLHNADLRQRVHTRSGPPTPDDLDELLATVWKEPSVILAHPRAIAAFGRECNARGLYPGSVDLGGNAVPAWRGVPVLPCDKIPVTAAGTSSILCLRTGEKSQGVVGLHRTGIPDEYQPSLSVRFMGINDQAVISYLVSAYYSAAVLVPDALGVLEDVEIGY
- a CDS encoding TerD family protein, giving the protein MLKGANVPVPARSVRVEIGWNTAAGVPDVDASALLLAGGRVRSDADFVFYNQPRHASGAVRYEGKQPQGGAVTDRLAVDLTALEAGVETVVLAASADGGTFGQVPGLHVRLSDADSGAEIARFNSEDASTETAFVLGELYRRQGAWKFRAVGQGYDSGLAGLATDFGISVDDEPAPAPAPSAPPAAPAPPAPPAPAPPAMTPPPAPAPLNAPSWPPPGQSAPPPAPPAPPAPAPAAPPAAPQPPAPSGPVRLSKITLTKESPAISLAKQGATSGRMRVNLNWQERSAPQKQGSGWRERLAKAVSGGLDLDLCALFELNDGRKGVVQALGNAFGSLHQPPYIHLDGDDRTGAVAQGENLTVNLDHTRDLKRVVIFVTIYSGASSFQDISAVVTLTPEQGAPIEFFLDECTVPSPVCVLATLTNQGGGLVVNREARYLIPDRGVSPQRTVDYAYGFGMQWTPGRK
- a CDS encoding DUF6643 family protein — its product is MTSPRPYGGAYSSPSFADTPIYDRLVAERGTPQIAPIRVPAAYDSLGYQPAPAPQPALPALPALPSGPSQPQPQPAFQQPQQQGYGGYQAAPVRQQFPAGGPPGPAPHFPQQANTPRPYQAQAPQAPQAAAPQQMRPAAPRPMPPRPMPGAYQGQGQSQAPGQHPYPAQAQPQPPAAAQQQPYASPGYWQEQGAGH